One window of Arthrobacter oryzae genomic DNA carries:
- a CDS encoding ABC transporter ATP-binding protein produces MRIATVLEARIAAFTYHGEDTAALHDVDVAAAPGTLTAVLGGSGSGKSTLGRLLAGWSFGGHTGRFTGSLHLPAASDGAPPENSAPLVFRGAPDDPRINPALWSEHVGFVPQDAASLLSTVASTVAEELAFGLENRGMERHLMRTEVAHAAGAAGLTALLERDPATLSGGELRRLAVACSAITRPGVLVLDEPLGSLDDAGAASVRALVDRLLDSGTAVIVLSQAADDLAFSATRWLVLDGGTVTARGTPAELAGSPVLLRTGVVLPARTGGGPGLQRRAGVAAAETVLELERISFGYPAGRRRTGPAVFGDLSLTVRAGEVVAVTGPNGAGKSTLLRHFNGLLRPDRGSVRIHGADIAGVPTGRIAERVGLLFQHPRDQLFERTVLREVLFGLDRRFVTDPAVRARAALDAVGLGDRLDTHPQELPASLQRLLALATVLAREPRLIALDEPTVGLDRHGLELLDDAMGAAAERGAAVVMVTHDLTYARARAHRVLELRDGTLREG; encoded by the coding sequence ATGAGGATTGCGACTGTTCTGGAGGCCAGGATTGCGGCCTTCACTTACCACGGCGAGGACACCGCTGCCCTCCACGACGTCGACGTGGCCGCGGCGCCAGGCACGCTGACCGCCGTGCTCGGTGGTTCCGGCAGTGGGAAGTCCACCCTCGGCAGGCTGCTGGCCGGCTGGTCGTTCGGCGGGCACACCGGCAGGTTCACGGGCAGCCTGCACCTGCCCGCTGCATCCGACGGGGCGCCGCCGGAGAACAGCGCACCCCTTGTGTTCCGCGGCGCTCCGGATGACCCCCGGATCAATCCCGCCCTCTGGTCGGAGCACGTGGGCTTCGTTCCGCAGGATGCGGCGTCGCTCCTGTCCACTGTGGCGTCCACGGTGGCCGAGGAACTGGCGTTCGGCCTGGAGAACCGGGGCATGGAACGGCACCTGATGCGGACGGAGGTGGCGCATGCGGCCGGGGCGGCGGGCCTGACGGCCCTGCTGGAACGCGACCCCGCCACGCTCTCCGGCGGTGAACTGCGGCGCCTGGCCGTGGCCTGTTCCGCCATAACGCGCCCCGGCGTGCTGGTGCTCGATGAACCGCTTGGCTCGCTGGATGACGCCGGCGCCGCGTCGGTCCGGGCGCTCGTCGACCGTCTCTTGGACTCCGGCACCGCGGTCATTGTCCTGAGCCAGGCTGCCGATGACCTGGCCTTCTCGGCTACCCGCTGGCTGGTGCTCGACGGCGGAACGGTCACCGCACGGGGCACCCCCGCCGAACTGGCGGGCAGCCCCGTGCTGCTGCGCACCGGCGTCGTGCTTCCCGCCCGGACGGGCGGTGGTCCCGGCCTTCAGCGCCGGGCGGGAGTTGCCGCTGCGGAAACAGTCCTGGAGCTGGAGCGGATCAGCTTCGGGTATCCGGCCGGACGCCGCAGGACGGGGCCGGCGGTGTTTGGCGACCTCAGCCTCACGGTGCGGGCGGGAGAGGTCGTGGCCGTGACCGGCCCGAACGGGGCAGGCAAGTCCACCCTGCTCCGGCATTTCAACGGCCTGCTCCGCCCGGATCGCGGGTCCGTCCGGATTCACGGCGCGGACATCGCCGGCGTTCCTACCGGACGCATTGCTGAGAGGGTGGGCCTGCTCTTCCAGCACCCCCGGGACCAGCTTTTCGAGCGGACCGTCCTGCGCGAGGTGCTGTTCGGCCTGGACCGGAGGTTCGTGACCGACCCGGCCGTCAGGGCGAGGGCGGCCCTGGACGCGGTCGGTCTCGGAGACCGGTTGGACACCCATCCGCAGGAGCTTCCGGCGTCGCTGCAGCGGCTCCTGGCCCTCGCCACGGTCCTGGCACGCGAACCACGGCTCATCGCGCTGGACGAACCCACCGTGGGGCTGGACCGCCACGGCCTGGAACTCCTCGACGACGCCATGGGTGCCGCAGCGGAGCGGGGCGCCGCCGTCGTCATGGTCACCCACGATCTGACCTACGCCCGGGCCAGGGCCCACCGCGTCCTGGAACTGAGGGACGGCACGCTCCGGGAAGGCTGA
- a CDS encoding DUF402 domain-containing protein, with protein sequence MIPHEATPPESLKPGDLVVARNRKWDGGAHWVVPGSYLGEDRHGWWIFQPEGSFISRPGAAFHARSDAVLLVPRNGDYVATFYDDTYPGDFRVYVDLAVGHGWNGIRPGTFEFHVIDMDLDVIRSVARGVYIDDEDEFAEHQASMEYPRDLVDRMLEETEQLYQAVKAQHAPFDGTDAEWFRRGRA encoded by the coding sequence GTGATTCCGCACGAGGCCACACCTCCCGAGAGCCTCAAACCGGGAGACCTGGTGGTGGCGCGGAACCGGAAATGGGACGGCGGCGCCCACTGGGTGGTGCCGGGCAGCTACCTCGGCGAGGACCGCCACGGCTGGTGGATCTTCCAGCCGGAGGGATCATTCATCTCACGGCCCGGAGCGGCTTTTCATGCCAGGTCCGACGCCGTCCTGCTCGTGCCGCGGAACGGCGACTACGTCGCCACCTTCTACGACGACACCTATCCCGGAGACTTCCGGGTGTACGTGGACCTCGCCGTGGGCCACGGCTGGAACGGCATCCGGCCCGGCACCTTTGAGTTCCACGTCATCGACATGGACCTCGACGTGATCCGGTCCGTGGCCCGGGGAGTCTACATCGACGACGAGGACGAATTCGCCGAACACCAAGCGAGCATGGAGTACCCGCGGGACCTTGTGGACCGCATGCTCGAGGAAACAGAACAGCTTTACCAGGCCGTCAAGGCACAACACGCACCGTTCGACGGCACAGACGCCGAGTGGTTCAGGAGAGGACGGGCATGA
- a CDS encoding ECF transporter S component, producing MSQQSRTLAAPGQAAVRNRRLLEVLGAVSIAATFVFLVLTQPADITNGLASGSTLVALGGFLLGAILLIVGVLPTLPTSTLVLIPVALVLNIALGQIMGSTGLPFYFDAIGTVLIAVLAGPAAGAATGALSSVVWSFINPTVLPFAAGAALIGFLAGLAARSGLFRRFYLAPVAGFVTGILAGVVSAPIAAFVFGGTSGVGTGAIVGAFRAMGDTLLAAITKQALISDPMDKAIVFAVVAMLAYALPRRTTLQFAFVRRYNVLAGKKQETPDA from the coding sequence ATGTCACAGCAATCCCGGACCCTTGCCGCCCCTGGACAGGCGGCGGTCCGCAACCGTCGCCTGCTCGAAGTCCTCGGTGCTGTGTCCATTGCAGCCACTTTCGTTTTCCTCGTCCTCACGCAGCCGGCCGACATCACGAACGGGCTGGCGAGCGGTTCCACCCTGGTGGCGCTGGGCGGGTTCCTGCTGGGAGCCATCCTCCTGATCGTCGGCGTGCTGCCGACCCTTCCCACGTCCACGCTGGTGCTGATTCCGGTGGCCCTCGTCCTGAATATTGCGCTCGGGCAGATCATGGGTTCCACCGGCCTGCCGTTCTATTTTGACGCGATCGGCACCGTCCTCATCGCCGTTCTTGCGGGTCCTGCGGCCGGGGCGGCAACGGGCGCCCTCAGCAGCGTCGTCTGGTCCTTCATCAACCCCACGGTGCTGCCCTTCGCAGCCGGGGCGGCTCTCATCGGTTTCCTCGCGGGACTGGCTGCGCGCTCCGGACTGTTCCGCCGCTTCTACCTGGCCCCGGTGGCGGGTTTCGTCACGGGCATCCTGGCCGGCGTCGTCTCCGCTCCCATCGCGGCCTTCGTTTTCGGCGGCACGTCCGGCGTCGGTACCGGCGCAATCGTCGGGGCCTTCCGGGCCATGGGCGATACCCTCCTGGCCGCCATCACCAAGCAGGCACTCATTTCGGACCCCATGGACAAGGCCATCGTCTTCGCCGTTGTCGCCATGCTGGCCTACGCCCTGCCGCGCCGGACCACGCTGCAGTTCGCGTTCGTGCGGCGCTACAACGTGCTCGCCGGCAAGAAGCAGGAAACGCCGGACGCCTGA
- a CDS encoding aldo/keto reductase — protein MTEYRRVGNSGLTVSVVGLGCNNLGRANTVTESQEGTDAVVHAALDAGITLFDVADTYGREPGLSETMLGRALGGRRGDAIVATKFGMDMRGANGNDFGARGSRRYIVQAAEASLRRLGTDWIDLYQFHTPDPSTPIDETLAALDDLVTSGKVRYLGHSNRAGWQIAEAEFVARARGGARFISTQNHYNLLDRRAELEVTPAAEAYGLGVLPYFPLANGLLTGKYAPGKAPEGSRLSHTRTNLVNDADWDQLDKFSAFAAERGLSEIQVAFSWLAAQPSVSSVIAGATRPEQVRENAAAAAWVPSADERAELDAIFPRTPKVALF, from the coding sequence ATGACTGAATACCGCCGTGTGGGAAATTCCGGATTGACCGTCTCCGTCGTGGGACTCGGCTGCAACAACCTCGGCCGGGCCAACACGGTGACGGAGTCGCAGGAGGGGACCGACGCCGTCGTGCATGCCGCCCTGGACGCGGGCATTACGCTTTTTGACGTCGCGGACACCTACGGCCGGGAGCCCGGGCTCAGCGAAACCATGCTGGGCAGGGCCCTTGGCGGCCGGCGCGGGGACGCGATCGTTGCCACGAAGTTCGGCATGGACATGCGCGGAGCCAACGGCAACGACTTCGGCGCCCGCGGATCACGCCGCTACATTGTCCAGGCCGCCGAGGCCTCCCTGCGGCGGCTCGGGACCGACTGGATCGACCTCTACCAGTTCCACACTCCGGACCCGTCGACCCCCATCGACGAAACACTTGCCGCCCTGGATGATCTCGTGACCAGCGGTAAGGTCCGCTACCTCGGCCACTCCAACCGGGCCGGCTGGCAGATCGCCGAGGCCGAATTCGTAGCCCGTGCCCGCGGAGGGGCGCGCTTCATCTCCACCCAGAACCACTACAACCTGCTGGACCGGCGCGCCGAGCTCGAAGTCACGCCCGCCGCCGAAGCCTACGGCCTGGGCGTGCTGCCGTACTTCCCGCTGGCCAACGGCCTGCTGACCGGCAAGTACGCGCCGGGCAAGGCGCCGGAGGGCTCGCGCCTCAGCCACACCCGGACCAATTTGGTGAACGACGCCGACTGGGACCAGCTGGACAAGTTCAGCGCCTTCGCCGCGGAGCGCGGCCTCAGCGAAATCCAGGTGGCATTCTCCTGGCTGGCGGCCCAGCCGTCCGTCAGCAGTGTGATTGCGGGCGCCACCAGGCCCGAACAGGTCCGCGAAAACGCCGCCGCTGCAGCATGGGTGCCCAGTGCTGACGAACGTGCCGAGCTGGACGCGATCTTCCCCCGCACGCCCAAGGTGGCACTCTTCTGA
- a CDS encoding energy-coupling factor transporter transmembrane component T — MPSALNPLTALAAAVATAAMTTAVSSWAVSVAVALGCAVLAVRAGLAGRMVPAAAVILAPFWLSLLIMHGLFFPEGRMVLAQWGAVRVTAEGLGFALDMGARTAAYVLVFLLFSFTVRVPDLVAAMSARRVPPQFGYVLASTLTLAPAITRRLARIRHAQESRGLVFGGGPLARLAAARLQMLPLVLSLIQDAGERAQALDSRGFSGARTRTSYREVTDSAAQRVFRAVALLLAAAAVALRISGQWPEGLSA; from the coding sequence ATGCCGTCCGCCCTGAACCCCCTGACCGCGCTGGCTGCGGCTGTAGCCACAGCGGCGATGACGACGGCGGTGTCCAGCTGGGCTGTGTCCGTTGCCGTTGCGCTCGGCTGCGCGGTGCTGGCGGTGCGGGCGGGGTTGGCCGGCCGGATGGTGCCGGCCGCCGCCGTGATCCTGGCGCCCTTCTGGTTGTCGCTGCTGATCATGCACGGGCTGTTCTTTCCCGAGGGCCGGATGGTCCTGGCGCAGTGGGGTGCGGTCCGGGTCACGGCGGAGGGTCTTGGTTTCGCATTGGACATGGGTGCCCGGACTGCGGCCTACGTCCTGGTTTTCCTGCTCTTTTCGTTCACGGTCCGCGTGCCGGACCTGGTGGCGGCCATGTCAGCGCGGCGGGTGCCTCCGCAGTTCGGCTATGTCCTGGCATCCACCCTGACCCTGGCCCCGGCCATTACCCGTCGGCTGGCGCGGATCCGGCATGCCCAGGAATCCCGGGGCCTGGTGTTCGGCGGCGGGCCGCTGGCACGGCTGGCGGCGGCACGGCTGCAGATGCTTCCGCTGGTGCTCTCGCTCATCCAGGATGCCGGTGAGCGGGCCCAGGCCCTTGACTCCCGCGGCTTTAGCGGCGCCAGGACCCGCACCAGCTACCGGGAAGTGACGGACAGTGCGGCCCAGCGCGTATTCCGGGCCGTTGCCCTGCTGCTTGCAGCAGCCGCCGTGGCGCTGCGGATCTCCGGGCAGTGGCCCGAAGGGTTGTCCGCATGA
- a CDS encoding 3-hydroxyacyl-CoA dehydrogenase NAD-binding domain-containing protein — protein MSAADFRKLADLFPDETVTHSYVQDIALPGAAGKPSAGTFALITLDNGLDHSKPTTLGPNTLVELGTVLEGLKERAARGEIVGVGVTGKPYFLVAGADLSAVKSLNNRDHGLWMAQLGHDVYATLANLGVPSFAFINGVALGGGLEIALQSTYRTVSSGAGALALPEAFIGLVPGWGGVYILPRLIGPENAVKVMIENPLSNNRTLTGPQAFGLGIADAMFEPADFVELSLAWAASVISGETVPERRNAVDPADPAVAERWAEAVAGGRAFVEAKTSNASPAPAKVLDIMAANRTMTQPESAALECETLAGLMQTDEFRSTVYAFLDLVQKRSKRPAGAPDRKLARPVTKVGVVGAGLMASQLALLFARQLKVPVVMTDIDQARVDKGVAYVHAEVDKMLAKKRISADAANRTKALVTGSVSKDVFADADFVIEAVFEELNVKKQVFAEVEAIVSPECILATNTSSLSVTAMAEDLEHPERLVGFHFFNPVAVMPLLEIVRAPRTDDAVLATAFELARGLKKTAVLVKDAAAFVVNRILLRLMGEVTAAFDEGTPAEVADNALRPMGLPMTPFTLGAMVGLPVAQHVQESLHAAFGDRFTVSQNLQKLIDNGIKSLWAVQNGTPEKGPDGKPFIPADTLALLSFGTSPSTAEEVLRRTQDALAEEIGLMLDEGVVAGPEDIDLCMILGAGWPMFLGGITPYLDRVGASERVNGKKFLAPGVASAAVPS, from the coding sequence ATGAGCGCCGCCGATTTCCGCAAGCTTGCCGATCTCTTCCCCGACGAGACGGTCACGCATTCGTACGTCCAGGACATCGCGCTGCCGGGCGCCGCAGGCAAGCCCAGCGCCGGAACCTTCGCGCTGATCACCCTGGACAACGGCCTGGACCACTCCAAGCCCACCACCCTGGGTCCGAACACCCTGGTGGAGCTGGGCACAGTCCTTGAGGGGCTCAAGGAGCGTGCCGCCCGCGGCGAGATCGTGGGCGTCGGCGTGACGGGCAAACCCTACTTCCTGGTGGCGGGCGCGGACCTTTCCGCCGTCAAGTCCCTCAACAACCGGGACCACGGCCTCTGGATGGCGCAGCTCGGCCACGACGTGTACGCCACCCTGGCCAACCTGGGAGTGCCCAGCTTCGCGTTCATCAACGGCGTGGCCCTGGGCGGCGGCTTGGAGATCGCCCTGCAGTCCACGTACCGCACGGTTTCCAGCGGGGCCGGTGCACTGGCGCTTCCCGAAGCCTTCATCGGCCTTGTGCCCGGCTGGGGCGGCGTGTACATCCTGCCGCGGCTGATCGGACCCGAAAACGCCGTCAAGGTGATGATCGAGAATCCGCTCAGCAACAACCGGACGCTTACGGGTCCGCAGGCCTTCGGCCTGGGAATTGCCGACGCCATGTTTGAACCGGCCGACTTCGTGGAACTGTCCCTCGCGTGGGCCGCAAGCGTCATCTCCGGCGAGACGGTCCCGGAACGCCGCAACGCTGTCGACCCGGCCGACCCGGCGGTGGCCGAACGCTGGGCAGAGGCCGTAGCCGGCGGGCGGGCCTTCGTGGAGGCCAAGACGTCCAATGCGTCCCCCGCCCCGGCCAAGGTCCTGGACATCATGGCGGCCAACCGGACCATGACCCAGCCGGAGTCCGCGGCGCTCGAGTGCGAGACGCTGGCCGGCCTCATGCAGACCGACGAGTTCCGCTCCACGGTGTACGCGTTCCTGGACCTCGTGCAGAAGCGCTCCAAGCGTCCAGCAGGCGCACCGGACCGCAAGCTGGCCCGGCCGGTCACCAAGGTGGGCGTGGTCGGCGCCGGACTGATGGCCAGCCAGCTGGCCCTGCTGTTCGCCCGGCAGCTCAAGGTGCCGGTTGTGATGACAGACATCGACCAGGCCCGCGTGGACAAGGGCGTGGCCTACGTCCACGCCGAAGTGGACAAGATGCTGGCGAAGAAACGGATCAGCGCCGACGCCGCCAACCGGACCAAGGCGCTGGTGACCGGCTCGGTTTCCAAGGACGTGTTTGCTGACGCGGACTTCGTCATCGAAGCCGTGTTCGAGGAGCTGAACGTCAAAAAGCAGGTGTTCGCCGAGGTGGAGGCGATCGTCTCCCCCGAATGCATCCTGGCCACGAACACGTCCTCGCTGTCCGTGACTGCCATGGCTGAGGACCTGGAACACCCCGAACGCCTGGTGGGCTTCCACTTCTTCAACCCGGTGGCCGTGATGCCGCTGCTGGAAATTGTCCGCGCACCGAGGACCGACGACGCCGTGCTGGCCACCGCGTTCGAGCTCGCCAGGGGTTTGAAGAAGACTGCGGTCCTGGTCAAGGATGCGGCCGCATTCGTGGTCAACCGCATCCTGCTGCGCCTAATGGGCGAAGTGACCGCCGCGTTCGATGAGGGAACTCCGGCCGAAGTGGCGGACAACGCGCTGCGGCCCATGGGACTGCCCATGACGCCGTTCACTCTCGGCGCGATGGTGGGGCTGCCCGTGGCGCAGCATGTCCAGGAATCCCTGCACGCCGCGTTCGGGGACCGGTTCACCGTTTCGCAAAACCTGCAGAAGCTGATCGATAACGGCATCAAGTCCCTCTGGGCTGTGCAGAACGGGACGCCGGAGAAGGGCCCCGACGGCAAGCCGTTCATTCCGGCCGACACCCTGGCGCTGCTCTCCTTTGGCACATCACCGTCCACGGCCGAGGAGGTGCTGCGCCGCACGCAGGACGCGCTGGCCGAGGAGATCGGGCTCATGCTGGACGAGGGCGTGGTGGCCGGACCGGAGGACATCGACCTGTGCATGATCCTCGGCGCCGGCTGGCCGATGTTCCTGGGCGGCATCACGCCGTACCTGGACCGCGTGGGGGCCTCCGAACGGGTCAACGGCAAGAAGTTCCTGGCACCGGGAGTAGCCTCCGCGGCGGTTCCTTCTTAG
- a CDS encoding nucleoside hydrolase, with translation MHSVLMDVDTGIDDALALVYLLSRPDVRVQAITCTAGNVGARQVALNNLALLELCGNPGIEVAVGAEVPLEIPLVTTEETHGPQGIGYAELPLPAQQISARHAVDVWVDEVRKHPGEITGLITGPLTNFALALRREPELPRLLKGLVIMGGCFYYQGNTTPTAEWNVSVDPHAAKEVFAAYRGLPEDKLPVVCALETTELIEMRPEHLQRLAEAAGTGPERVLPEQPEGLRSQSGNKLVACLSDAIRFYMEFHRLHDQGFVAHVHDAFAACVAVGRTDVATALATVDVETRSPLLVGTTVADYRGLWGLPPNARIVTSNNPEQCFDELIGSVGALAGRLA, from the coding sequence ATGCATTCGGTCCTGATGGACGTTGACACCGGGATCGACGACGCGCTGGCCCTGGTGTACCTCCTGTCCCGCCCCGATGTGCGGGTGCAGGCCATCACCTGCACGGCCGGAAATGTGGGGGCGCGGCAGGTTGCGCTGAACAACCTGGCCCTCCTGGAGCTGTGCGGTAACCCGGGAATCGAGGTGGCCGTCGGAGCAGAGGTGCCGCTGGAGATCCCCCTGGTCACCACGGAGGAAACCCACGGGCCGCAGGGGATCGGCTACGCCGAGCTGCCGCTGCCCGCGCAACAGATCTCCGCGCGGCATGCCGTGGATGTGTGGGTGGACGAGGTGCGAAAGCACCCCGGCGAAATCACCGGCCTCATCACCGGCCCGCTGACCAACTTCGCCCTCGCCCTTCGCCGGGAACCGGAGCTGCCCCGCCTGCTCAAGGGGCTGGTGATCATGGGCGGCTGTTTCTACTACCAGGGCAATACCACCCCGACGGCGGAATGGAACGTCTCGGTTGACCCGCATGCAGCGAAGGAAGTGTTTGCCGCCTACCGGGGCCTCCCGGAGGACAAGCTGCCGGTGGTGTGTGCGCTGGAGACCACCGAGCTGATTGAGATGCGGCCCGAACACCTGCAGCGGCTGGCCGAAGCGGCGGGCACCGGGCCGGAACGTGTGCTGCCGGAGCAGCCTGAGGGCCTCCGGAGCCAGTCCGGCAACAAGCTGGTGGCGTGCCTGTCCGATGCCATCCGCTTCTACATGGAATTCCACCGGCTCCACGACCAGGGCTTCGTGGCCCACGTGCACGACGCCTTCGCTGCCTGCGTGGCCGTGGGGCGCACCGACGTGGCCACGGCACTGGCAACGGTGGATGTCGAAACCCGGTCCCCGCTGCTGGTGGGCACCACGGTGGCTGATTACCGCGGGCTGTGGGGCCTGCCGCCAAACGCCCGGATCGTCACGTCAAACAACCCGGAACAGTGCTTCGATGAGCTGATCGGTTCGGTGGGGGCGCTGGCCGGCCGGCTGGCCTAA
- the dxs gene encoding 1-deoxy-D-xylulose-5-phosphate synthase has product MGILDTIRNPQDLSKLTEEQLSQLAAEVRSFLIGNVSQTGGHLGPNLGVVELTMAVHRIFDSPRDSIVFDTGHQSYVHKLLTGRHDFSTLRQEGGMSGYPDRAESEHDIVESSHASSSLSWADGISRARQLTGDGDRYVIAVVGDGALTGGMAWEAINNIAADKKRRVVIVVNDNGRSYAATVGGFADYLASLRPTIDSFRAAPAYEGTLDWWKRKLQNGGPVGQFTYRSLHAMKKGIKDWWAPQGMFEDLGMKYIGPVDGHNLQAMEHALSTAKNYAGPVIVHAMTEKGHGYAPARAHEADQFHAVGIIDPETGEPTEAGGAQSWTSVFADEIAAIADERKDIVGITGAMLIPVGLHKFAARHPDRVFDVGIAEQHALTSAAGMAFGGLHPVVAVYATFLNRAFDQLLMDVALHRAGVTIVLDRAGVTGPDGASHHGMWDMAMVQIVPGLHLAAPRDATRLREELREAVAIKDAPSVVRYSKGNVGAEVEALERLSDGVDVLARRPSGSSENDVLIVSVGAMSELALDVSNRLGAQGISSTVVDPRWLLPVRKSIIALAARHRLVICIEDGVRAGGVGSRIRQEMRAAGVDTALNEVGLPVEFLDHGTRAQVLERVGLTARQITHDVVAQVLGTKVPFARPLPGQEHPTTGSLPKL; this is encoded by the coding sequence TTGGGAATCTTGGACACCATCCGGAATCCGCAGGACCTGAGCAAGTTGACCGAAGAACAGCTGTCCCAGCTGGCTGCGGAGGTCAGGAGTTTCCTGATCGGCAACGTGTCGCAGACGGGTGGCCACCTCGGACCGAACCTCGGCGTGGTGGAACTGACCATGGCCGTACACCGCATTTTCGATTCTCCCCGGGACAGCATTGTCTTTGACACCGGGCACCAGTCCTACGTCCACAAACTCCTCACCGGACGCCATGACTTCAGCACGCTCCGCCAGGAAGGCGGCATGTCCGGCTACCCGGACCGGGCCGAATCCGAGCACGACATCGTGGAAAGCTCCCACGCCTCCTCGTCACTGTCCTGGGCCGACGGCATCTCCCGCGCCCGGCAGCTGACCGGCGACGGCGACCGCTACGTGATCGCGGTTGTGGGCGACGGCGCCCTGACCGGCGGCATGGCCTGGGAAGCGATCAACAACATCGCCGCGGACAAAAAGCGCCGCGTGGTCATCGTCGTCAACGACAACGGCCGTTCCTATGCGGCCACGGTGGGCGGCTTCGCCGACTACCTCGCTTCCTTGCGTCCCACCATCGATTCCTTCCGGGCCGCCCCGGCCTACGAGGGCACCCTCGACTGGTGGAAGCGGAAGCTGCAAAACGGCGGACCCGTGGGCCAGTTCACCTACCGTAGCCTGCACGCCATGAAGAAGGGCATCAAGGACTGGTGGGCGCCGCAGGGCATGTTCGAGGACCTTGGCATGAAGTACATCGGCCCCGTGGACGGCCACAACCTCCAAGCCATGGAGCACGCCCTCTCCACCGCCAAGAACTACGCCGGCCCGGTGATTGTGCATGCGATGACCGAGAAAGGCCACGGCTATGCGCCGGCCCGCGCCCACGAGGCTGACCAGTTCCACGCCGTAGGCATCATCGATCCCGAAACCGGGGAGCCCACCGAGGCGGGCGGCGCCCAGTCCTGGACGTCGGTCTTCGCCGATGAAATCGCAGCCATTGCCGATGAGCGCAAGGACATCGTGGGGATTACCGGTGCCATGCTCATTCCTGTTGGCCTGCACAAGTTCGCCGCGCGGCACCCGGACCGCGTCTTCGACGTCGGGATTGCCGAGCAGCACGCCCTGACCTCGGCGGCCGGCATGGCCTTCGGCGGGCTCCACCCCGTGGTGGCCGTCTACGCAACCTTCCTGAACCGTGCCTTCGACCAGCTGCTGATGGATGTTGCCCTGCACAGGGCAGGAGTCACCATTGTGCTGGACCGCGCCGGTGTCACCGGCCCCGACGGCGCCAGCCACCACGGCATGTGGGACATGGCCATGGTGCAGATCGTTCCGGGCCTCCACCTCGCAGCGCCCCGCGACGCCACCAGGCTTCGGGAGGAACTCCGCGAAGCCGTGGCCATCAAGGACGCCCCCAGTGTGGTCAGGTATTCCAAGGGGAACGTGGGCGCCGAAGTGGAAGCCCTCGAACGGCTCAGCGACGGCGTGGATGTCCTGGCCCGCCGCCCGTCGGGCTCCAGTGAAAACGACGTGCTGATCGTGAGTGTGGGGGCCATGTCCGAGCTCGCCCTGGACGTATCCAACCGGCTTGGCGCGCAAGGCATCAGTTCCACTGTGGTGGACCCCCGCTGGCTGTTGCCGGTCCGGAAGTCGATCATTGCGCTGGCTGCCCGCCACCGGCTGGTCATCTGCATCGAAGACGGCGTCCGCGCCGGGGGTGTGGGCTCCCGCATCCGGCAGGAAATGCGCGCCGCAGGGGTGGACACCGCCCTCAACGAAGTGGGGCTTCCGGTAGAGTTCCTGGACCACGGAACGCGCGCGCAGGTGCTGGAACGCGTCGGATTGACGGCCCGCCAGATCACGCACGACGTCGTTGCGCAGGTTTTGGGGACCAAGGTGCCTTTCGCGCGTCCCCTGCCCGGCCAGGAGCACCCGACTACGGGCAGCCTGCCGAAACTGTGA